From a single Leishmania infantum JPCM5 genome chromosome 36 genomic region:
- a CDS encoding ADP-ribosylation factor-like protein, with protein MSKDDASIAYAKKHKIHHLFELMATKVLLNRPENPFAYLRNLLKDVEESEKNRVPYDPTQVHFNNDVGAAAPAAGSSGGSAAAAPAAALTSAKKEKRTVTLATFGLDRAGKTCALSVLESGEADKKYTPTVGFAPIKFPLDDYNLCVFDLGGAANFRGIWVHYYHDCFGIVYVIDSAASDERVAESLKVLHETLQHPYVKGKPLLVLANKKDLPESRGVGVVPQGFLEEAMGESGAPHRVLATCAIEDDPALVEGIEWLLEAVSKEYDALAKRVAKDSNEVKNEKARQRAARLAAIRGEDK; from the coding sequence ATGTCGAAAGACGACGCGAGCATTGCCTATGCCAAGAAGCACAAAATCCACCATCTGTTCGAGCTCATGGCGACCAAGGTGTTGCTGAACCGTCCCGAGAACCCCTTTGCGTACCTTCGCAACCTCCTCAAGGACGTGGAGGAGTCCGAGAAGAACAGGGTCCCGTACGATCCTACGCAGGTCCACTTCAACAACGAcgtcggtgccgcagcacctgcggcaggaagcagcggcggcagtgccgcggcggctccagcagcggcgctgaccTCCgcgaagaaggaaaagagaaccGTGACGCTAGCCACCTTCGGTCTCGACCGGGCAGGCAAGACGTGCGCCCTTTCCGTGTtggagagcggcgaggcggacaAGAAGTACACCCCGACCGTCGGCTTTGCCCCGATCAAGTTCCCGCTGGACGACTACAACTTGTGCGTCTTTGACCTCGGCGGGGCCGCCAACTTCCGCGGCATTTGGGTGCACTACTACCACGACTGCTTCGGTATCGTGTATGTCATCGACTCAGCGGCCAGCGATGAGCGGGTGGCCGAGTCGCTCAAGGTGCTGCACGAGACGCTCCAGCACCCGTATGTGAAAGGGAAACCGCTCTTGGTGCTCGCAAACAAGAAGGACTTGCCGGAAAGCCGCGGAGTGGGGGTGGTCCCCCAGGGCTTTctcgaggaggcgatggggGAATCgggtgcgccgcaccgcgtGCTGGCGACGTGTGCCATAGAAGATGACCCGGCCTTGGTGGAGGGTATTGAGTGGCTGCTGGAGGCTGTGTCGAAGGAGTACGACGCACTGGCGAAGCGGGTGGCGAAGGACAGCAACGAGGTGAAGAACGAAAAGGCTCGCCAACGGGCTGCCAGGCTGGCTGCAATTCGCGGCGAGGACAAGTGA